In Anaerolineales bacterium, a single window of DNA contains:
- a CDS encoding cytochrome c3 family protein — MNRLGLFTGSGVVGAALVPLLVVVMAFATGGDIFSAGSLNADQGPAPIGGAWSHAELACSDCHAPFWSASVMGDRCLDCHTEIGEQLATPTSLHAGIASPETCRQCHPEHQGSHASLTLYAPDLYPHAEFGFYLIGHLSHADGR; from the coding sequence ATGAATCGCTTGGGGTTGTTCACCGGATCGGGGGTCGTTGGGGCGGCGCTCGTGCCGCTCCTCGTCGTGGTGATGGCCTTCGCCACCGGCGGGGATATCTTCAGCGCCGGCTCGCTCAACGCAGATCAGGGACCCGCCCCGATCGGCGGCGCATGGAGCCATGCCGAACTGGCCTGTTCCGACTGCCATGCCCCGTTCTGGTCGGCCAGCGTGATGGGCGATCGCTGCCTGGATTGCCACACCGAGATCGGCGAGCAACTGGCGACGCCCACCAGCCTGCACGCCGGAATCGCCTCGCCCGAGACTTGCCGCCAGTGTCACCCCGAGCACCAGGGAAGCCACGCCTCACTGACCCTGTACGCCCCCGACCTGTACCCGCACGCCGAGTTCGGCTTCTACCTGATCGGCCACCTCAGCCACGCCGACGGCCGG